A genomic segment from Streptomyces sp. NBC_00654 encodes:
- a CDS encoding ABC transporter ATP-binding protein — MSSPAPSPSTGLPVDEPVLELRKLTRTHGSGIAEVHALRGVNLSVRTGELVAVMGPSGSGKSTLLTLAGGLDTATGGQVVIEGQDIAALGRKGMAALRRRSVGYVFQDYNLIPALTAAENIALPRELDGIPLRKARREALAALAEMNLAEIADRFPDEMSGGQQQRVAIARALVGDRRLVLADEPTGALDSETGEAVLALLRKRCDEGAAGVMVTHEPRYAAWADRVVFLRDGSIVDQTLSSGADSLLVAEAAE; from the coding sequence ATGTCCTCGCCCGCCCCTTCTCCGTCCACCGGCCTGCCCGTGGACGAGCCCGTTCTCGAACTGCGGAAACTGACCCGCACACACGGTTCCGGCATCGCCGAGGTGCACGCCCTGCGCGGCGTCAACCTCTCCGTGCGCACGGGCGAACTGGTCGCCGTGATGGGCCCGTCCGGTTCCGGCAAGTCCACCCTGCTGACCCTGGCCGGAGGCCTCGACACCGCCACCGGCGGCCAGGTCGTCATCGAGGGCCAGGACATCGCCGCCCTCGGCCGCAAGGGCATGGCCGCTCTGCGCCGCCGCAGCGTCGGCTACGTCTTCCAGGACTACAACCTGATACCGGCCCTCACCGCCGCCGAGAACATCGCCCTGCCCCGCGAACTCGACGGAATCCCGCTGCGCAAGGCCCGCAGGGAAGCCCTCGCGGCGCTGGCCGAGATGAACCTCGCCGAGATCGCCGACCGCTTCCCGGACGAGATGTCCGGCGGCCAGCAACAGCGCGTCGCCATCGCCCGCGCCCTCGTCGGGGACCGGCGCCTGGTGCTGGCCGACGAGCCGACCGGGGCGCTCGACTCCGAGACCGGCGAGGCCGTCCTGGCCCTGTTGCGCAAGCGCTGCGACGAGGGTGCGGCAGGGGTGATGGTGACCCATGAGCCCCGTTACGCCGCCTGGGCCGACCGGGTCGTGTTCCTCCGGGACGGCTCGATCGTCGACCAGACACTGTCCTCCGGGGCCGACTCCCTGCTCGTCGCCGAGGCCGCCGAGTGA
- a CDS encoding PadR family transcriptional regulator, translating to MSIRHGLLALLERGPRYGSQLRTEFESRTGSTWPLNVGQVYTTLSRLERDGMVAQDGADDAGHDLYTITDDGRAELHSWFETPVDRSSPPRDELAIKLAMAVGAPGVDIRHVIQSQRHHTLKAMQDYTRLKAQALADVPANRDEVAWLLVVEQLIFQAEAEARWLDHCEARLVRLAEAAATEPAAESGTAATRAPARFPAARPRTRR from the coding sequence ATGTCGATCCGTCACGGGCTTCTCGCCCTCCTGGAGCGCGGGCCTCGGTACGGCTCCCAGCTCCGCACCGAATTCGAGTCCCGCACTGGTTCCACCTGGCCCCTGAACGTCGGCCAGGTCTATACGACGCTCAGCCGCCTGGAGCGCGACGGCATGGTCGCGCAGGACGGCGCCGACGACGCGGGCCACGACCTGTACACGATCACCGACGACGGCCGCGCCGAGCTGCACAGCTGGTTCGAGACGCCGGTGGACCGCAGCAGCCCGCCCCGTGACGAGCTGGCGATCAAGCTCGCGATGGCCGTGGGCGCCCCGGGCGTCGACATCCGGCACGTCATCCAGTCCCAGCGCCACCACACCCTGAAGGCGATGCAGGACTACACCCGGCTGAAGGCGCAGGCCCTCGCCGATGTCCCGGCCAACCGTGACGAGGTCGCCTGGCTCCTCGTGGTGGAGCAGCTGATCTTCCAGGCCGAGGCCGAGGCCCGGTGGCTGGACCACTGCGAGGCCCGGCTCGTCCGCCTCGCCGAGGCCGCCGCCACCGAGCCGGCGGCCGAGTCCGGTACGGCCGCCACCCGCGCCCCGGCGCGCTTCCCGGCCGCCCGCCCGCGTACCCGCCGCTGA
- a CDS encoding protein kinase yields MSQDGAHGAQGRYAGGAIAGGRYQLRDLLGEGGMASVYLAYDSALDRQVAIKTLHTELGREQSFRERFRREAQAVAKLQHTNIVSVFDTGEDELGGALMPYIVMEYVEGQPLGSVLQADIRSYGAMPADKALKVTADVLAALETSHEMGLVHRDIKPGNVMMTKRGVVKVMDFGIARAMQSGVTSMTQTGMVVGTPQYLSPEQALGRGVDARSDLYSVGIMLFQLHTGRIPFDADSPLAIAYAHVQEEPVAPSSINRAVTPAMDALVARALRKNPNERFPSAAAMRDEIARVLNAGGGQTGAPVIVSGGAPTNSGSGVGSAVFPPVDQATSAPHSVQTPYQPHPHPQHQPQQPHQQPGPYNQPTPAPAPSYGYPQSAPAYQTQGPLAHQTPPPYSTVPQNTGAGGMGVSGGGPGGGPGGGGSKRNMPVIVGAIAVALLAIGGLITVLSLQGSDADKDDPTSNESSVAGEHKPPERNRTMKTEKCTDAMEDSNDPSKVAAPNFIYKDIKSVKACALAAGWTIKEIKEPGNTYAEDQVVDQFPSSGTAVSERGAHFELRISTGDPA; encoded by the coding sequence ATGAGCCAGGACGGCGCACACGGCGCACAGGGTCGCTACGCGGGCGGTGCCATCGCGGGCGGCCGGTACCAGCTCCGGGACCTGCTCGGCGAAGGCGGGATGGCCTCCGTATATCTGGCGTACGACTCGGCGCTCGACCGCCAGGTCGCGATCAAGACGCTGCACACGGAGCTGGGGCGCGAGCAGTCCTTCCGCGAGCGGTTCCGGCGCGAGGCACAGGCCGTCGCCAAGCTCCAGCACACCAACATCGTCTCGGTCTTCGACACCGGCGAGGACGAGCTCGGCGGCGCGCTGATGCCGTACATCGTCATGGAGTACGTCGAGGGGCAGCCGCTCGGCTCCGTCCTCCAGGCGGACATCCGCAGCTACGGCGCGATGCCCGCGGACAAGGCGCTCAAGGTGACGGCCGATGTGCTGGCCGCGCTGGAGACCAGTCACGAGATGGGGCTGGTCCACCGGGACATCAAGCCCGGCAACGTGATGATGACCAAGCGCGGCGTCGTGAAGGTCATGGACTTCGGTATCGCCCGCGCCATGCAGTCGGGCGTGACCTCGATGACGCAGACCGGCATGGTCGTCGGTACGCCGCAGTACCTCTCCCCCGAGCAGGCCCTCGGGCGCGGGGTGGACGCCCGGTCCGACCTGTATTCGGTCGGCATCATGCTCTTCCAGCTCCACACCGGCCGGATCCCGTTCGACGCGGACTCGCCGCTGGCCATCGCGTACGCGCATGTGCAGGAGGAGCCCGTCGCACCCTCCAGCATCAACCGTGCGGTCACCCCGGCCATGGACGCGCTGGTCGCCCGCGCCCTGAGGAAGAACCCGAACGAGCGCTTCCCCAGCGCGGCCGCGATGCGGGACGAGATCGCCCGCGTGCTGAACGCCGGTGGCGGCCAGACCGGCGCTCCGGTGATCGTCAGCGGCGGAGCTCCGACGAACAGCGGTTCGGGTGTCGGCTCGGCGGTGTTCCCGCCCGTCGACCAGGCCACCTCGGCCCCGCACAGCGTCCAGACGCCCTACCAGCCGCACCCGCACCCGCAGCACCAGCCGCAGCAGCCCCACCAGCAGCCGGGGCCGTACAACCAGCCCACCCCGGCGCCCGCGCCGAGCTACGGCTACCCGCAGTCGGCCCCGGCGTACCAGACCCAGGGCCCCCTGGCCCACCAGACCCCGCCGCCGTACTCGACCGTCCCGCAGAACACGGGTGCCGGCGGCATGGGCGTCAGCGGTGGCGGTCCGGGCGGTGGTCCGGGCGGTGGTGGCTCGAAGCGGAACATGCCGGTCATCGTCGGAGCGATCGCCGTCGCGCTGCTCGCGATCGGCGGTCTGATCACGGTGCTGTCCCTCCAGGGCTCCGACGCCGACAAGGACGACCCGACGTCGAACGAATCGTCGGTGGCGGGCGAGCACAAGCCGCCGGAGCGCAACCGGACGATGAAGACCGAGAAGTGCACGGACGCGATGGAGGACTCGAACGACCCCTCGAAGGTCGCGGCTCCGAACTTCATCTACAAGGACATCAAGTCGGTGAAGGCCTGCGCCCTGGCGGCCGGATGGACGATCAAGGAGATCAAGGAGCCGGGCAACACGTACGCGGAGGACCAGGTCGTCGACCAGTTCCCGTCCTCGGGCACCGCCGTCTCCGAGCGGGGCGCCCACTTCGAGCTGCGGATCTCCACCGGCGACCCCGCCTAG
- a CDS encoding protein kinase, translated as MAPDSEANGGGVSDGTDSWGIGGVVGDGRYRMTHRLGRGGMAEVYAAEDVRLGRTVAVKLLRSDLAEDPVSKARFTREAQSVAGLNHHAIVAVYDSGEDVVGGQTVPYIVMELVEGRTIRDLLLSAEAPPSEQALIIVSGVLEALAYSHQHGIVHRDIKPANVIITHSGAVKVMDFGIARALHGAQSTMTQTGMVMGTPQYLSPEQALGKAVDHRSDLYATGCLLYELLALRPPFTGETPLSVVYQHVQDIPVPPSEVSDGVPPELDGLVMRSLAKDPDDRFQSAEEMRGLVQYSLQMLQVQGGHTGTWNTGPVTMHEGGHTPAMGMTGATTAMGHPVHGETSQGPILPPMNPDDGAYDGGHRSGGGRGKMWLFVVLALIAIGAGVAFAVQAANDSGKAKKPVTPSTSVSPSDEETSPEPTDEETEPSEEPDGSSGSQTQPSQPQWTPSHKPTQPSYTPSDSPSPPDTGGNSDGNTNEGGTGEPTDQPTDPTTAPGSPGGNGDDGGSEDGGAGGNVGASTGLTP; from the coding sequence ATGGCACCCGATTCCGAAGCAAACGGCGGCGGAGTTTCGGATGGCACCGACTCCTGGGGCATTGGCGGTGTCGTCGGCGACGGACGTTACCGGATGACCCACCGGCTCGGCCGGGGCGGCATGGCAGAGGTCTATGCCGCGGAGGACGTCCGCCTGGGACGTACGGTCGCGGTGAAGCTTCTCCGCTCCGATCTCGCCGAGGACCCGGTCTCCAAGGCACGTTTCACCCGCGAGGCACAGTCGGTCGCGGGCCTCAACCACCATGCGATCGTCGCCGTGTACGACTCCGGCGAGGATGTCGTGGGCGGCCAGACCGTCCCGTACATCGTGATGGAGCTGGTCGAGGGCCGCACCATTCGTGACCTGCTCCTCAGCGCGGAGGCCCCGCCGTCGGAGCAGGCGCTGATCATCGTCTCGGGGGTGCTGGAAGCCCTCGCGTACTCGCATCAGCACGGCATCGTGCACCGTGACATCAAGCCCGCCAACGTGATCATCACGCACTCCGGCGCGGTCAAGGTGATGGACTTCGGCATCGCCCGCGCGCTGCACGGCGCGCAGTCGACGATGACGCAGACCGGCATGGTCATGGGCACACCGCAGTACCTCTCGCCGGAACAGGCGCTCGGCAAGGCGGTCGACCACCGCTCCGACCTGTACGCCACCGGCTGCCTGCTCTACGAACTCCTCGCCCTGCGGCCCCCGTTCACCGGTGAGACCCCGCTCTCCGTGGTGTACCAGCACGTCCAGGACATTCCGGTGCCGCCCTCCGAGGTGTCGGACGGGGTGCCCCCGGAGCTGGACGGGCTCGTGATGCGCTCGCTGGCCAAGGACCCCGACGACCGGTTCCAGAGCGCCGAGGAGATGCGCGGCCTGGTCCAGTACAGCCTGCAGATGCTCCAGGTGCAGGGCGGTCACACGGGTACGTGGAACACCGGCCCGGTCACGATGCACGAGGGCGGCCACACCCCGGCCATGGGCATGACCGGCGCGACGACGGCGATGGGTCACCCGGTGCACGGGGAAACCTCGCAGGGGCCGATCCTGCCGCCGATGAACCCGGACGACGGGGCGTACGACGGCGGGCACCGGTCCGGCGGCGGTCGCGGCAAGATGTGGCTCTTCGTCGTGCTCGCGCTGATCGCGATCGGCGCGGGCGTCGCGTTCGCCGTCCAGGCGGCGAACGACAGCGGCAAGGCGAAGAAGCCGGTCACCCCCTCCACCTCCGTCTCGCCGTCCGACGAGGAGACCTCCCCGGAGCCGACCGACGAGGAGACCGAGCCCTCCGAGGAGCCGGACGGTTCCTCGGGCAGTCAGACGCAGCCCAGCCAGCCGCAGTGGACACCCTCGCACAAGCCGACCCAGCCGTCGTACACCCCGTCCGACTCCCCGAGCCCGCCGGACACGGGCGGCAACTCCGACGGGAACACGAACGAGGGCGGGACGGGCGAGCCGACCGACCAGCCGACCGACCCGACCACGGCCCCGGGCTCCCCGGGAGGCAACGGGGACGACGGAGGCTCGGAGGACGGCGGAGCGGGCGGCAACGTCGGTGCGTCGACGGGTCTGACCCCGTAG
- a CDS encoding phosphotransferase enzyme family protein, translating to MLRRYPDVGEPLACEPITKGLLNHGYRVSTTSGSYFLKHHLDKQHLDDATGERATIVRQHRATQRLQSLGVPVVPPLADTEGDTVAVIGGRSYALHPWVDGLHRVGAQLTCAESQRLGTLLGAVHTGLEQVMAPGSGEDGDSGGRGGCHGGGEGGCSGAGQPPRPGYGSPDPADTFALIDDLLSAARGQHPRGTPRDAFDELAVHRLVERRTLLERHAHRRPPTPEGPATGWVHGDFHPLNLLYRGADPVAIVDWDRLGVQPRAEEAVRAAAIFFVRPAGELELEKVRAYARAYRNAAGACAAEMAAAVHRVWWERLNDFWILRWRYRLHDRRADPQFPAVSALAVWWTREYEAVSEAFTG from the coding sequence GTGCTGCGCCGCTACCCGGACGTCGGTGAACCGCTCGCCTGCGAACCGATCACCAAAGGCCTTCTCAATCACGGATACCGCGTCTCCACCACCAGCGGCTCCTATTTCCTCAAGCACCATCTGGACAAGCAGCATCTGGACGACGCCACCGGCGAACGCGCCACGATCGTGCGCCAGCACCGCGCGACCCAGCGCCTCCAGTCGCTCGGCGTGCCCGTGGTCCCGCCGCTCGCGGACACGGAGGGTGACACGGTCGCGGTGATCGGCGGCCGCAGCTATGCCCTGCACCCCTGGGTGGACGGTCTGCACCGGGTCGGCGCCCAGCTGACCTGCGCCGAGTCCCAACGGCTCGGGACGCTCCTCGGAGCCGTACACACCGGTCTGGAACAGGTCATGGCACCCGGCAGCGGCGAGGACGGCGACAGCGGCGGACGTGGCGGTTGCCACGGCGGCGGTGAGGGTGGCTGTTCGGGGGCCGGACAGCCACCCCGGCCCGGTTACGGGAGTCCCGACCCGGCCGACACCTTCGCGCTGATCGACGATCTGCTGTCCGCTGCCCGCGGACAGCACCCCCGGGGCACCCCGCGGGACGCCTTCGACGAACTCGCCGTACACCGGCTGGTGGAGCGGCGCACGCTGCTGGAGCGGCATGCCCACCGCCGCCCGCCCACCCCGGAGGGACCCGCCACGGGCTGGGTGCACGGCGACTTCCATCCGCTGAACCTGCTCTACCGGGGCGCCGACCCGGTCGCGATCGTCGACTGGGACCGGCTGGGAGTGCAGCCGCGCGCCGAGGAGGCGGTCCGGGCCGCGGCGATCTTCTTCGTCCGGCCGGCGGGGGAACTGGAGCTGGAGAAGGTACGGGCGTACGCCCGCGCGTACCGGAACGCCGCCGGGGCCTGCGCGGCGGAAATGGCCGCCGCGGTGCACCGGGTGTGGTGGGAGCGGCTCAACGACTTCTGGATACTGCGCTGGCGCTACCGCCTGCACGACCGCAGGGCCGACCCGCAGTTCCCTGCGGTGTCGGCCCTGGCGGTGTGGTGGACGCGCGAGTACGAGGCGGTGAGCGAGGCCTTCACGGGGTGA
- a CDS encoding pyridoxamine 5'-phosphate oxidase family protein yields the protein MPSEELHAIELLGRVPYGRLATSMRALPFLAVARHIVVGDRILLRMHSGFGYHEACNGSVVAYGADNFNAATPGDGGNLWSVQFTGPAEIVRPSPDLRELFGTAPARVNGEPFEPAFLSLDPHFVSEHTLDFRASPLIRNAA from the coding sequence ATGCCCTCTGAGGAACTCCACGCAATCGAGCTGCTCGGCCGCGTCCCCTACGGCCGGCTGGCGACGAGCATGCGGGCCCTCCCCTTCCTGGCGGTGGCCCGGCACATCGTGGTCGGCGACCGCATCCTTCTGCGGATGCACAGCGGCTTCGGCTACCACGAGGCGTGCAACGGGAGCGTCGTCGCCTACGGCGCGGACAACTTCAACGCCGCGACCCCCGGAGACGGCGGAAATCTCTGGTCGGTGCAGTTCACCGGCCCCGCCGAGATCGTGCGTCCCAGCCCTGACCTGCGGGAACTGTTCGGCACCGCCCCCGCCAGGGTCAACGGCGAGCCGTTCGAACCGGCCTTCCTCAGCCTGGATCCCCACTTCGTCAGCGAGCACACTTTGGACTTCCGCGCAAGTCCGCTGATCCGCAACGCAGCGTGA
- a CDS encoding response regulator transcription factor: MRNDGKITVFLLDDHEVVRRGVHELLSVEEDIEVVGEAGTAADALVRIPATRPDVAVLDVRLPDGSGVEVCREVRSRDENIKCLMLTSYADDEALFDAIMAGASGYVLKAIRGNELLNAVRDVAAGKSLLDPAATARVLERLREGKNGKGNDKLGNLTEQERKILDLIGEGLTNRVIGERLHLAEKTIKNYVSSLLSKLGMERRSQAAAYVARLQAERR; encoded by the coding sequence GTGCGCAACGATGGAAAAATCACTGTATTTCTGCTCGATGACCATGAGGTCGTGCGACGCGGAGTCCATGAGCTTCTCTCCGTCGAGGAAGACATCGAGGTCGTCGGCGAGGCGGGCACAGCGGCGGACGCGCTGGTGCGGATTCCGGCCACCCGCCCCGATGTCGCGGTGCTCGACGTACGGCTGCCGGACGGCAGCGGGGTGGAGGTGTGCCGGGAGGTCCGTTCCCGTGACGAGAACATCAAGTGCCTGATGCTGACGTCGTACGCCGATGACGAGGCGCTCTTCGACGCCATCATGGCGGGCGCGTCCGGCTACGTCCTGAAGGCGATCCGCGGGAACGAGCTGCTGAACGCGGTACGGGACGTGGCGGCCGGGAAGTCCCTGCTGGACCCCGCGGCGACCGCCCGCGTACTGGAGCGGCTGCGCGAGGGCAAGAACGGCAAGGGCAACGACAAGCTCGGCAACCTCACCGAGCAGGAACGCAAGATCCTGGACCTGATCGGCGAGGGGCTGACCAACCGGGTCATCGGCGAGCGGCTTCACCTGGCCGAGAAGACGATCAAGAACTATGTCTCCAGCCTGCTCTCCAAGCTGGGCATGGAACGCCGCTCGCAGGCCGCCGCCTATGTGGCCCGCCTGCAGGCCGAACGGCGCTGA
- the pdhA gene encoding pyruvate dehydrogenase (acetyl-transferring) E1 component subunit alpha, with the protein MTVESTAARKPRRSSKRTSAAKTPQSSEPQLVQLLTPEGERVEHPDYSIDMTAEELRGLYRDMVLTRRFDAEATALQRQGELGLWASLLGQEAAQIGSGRALRDDDYVFPTYREHGVAWCRGVDPTNLLGMFRGVNHGGWDPSTNNFHLYTIVIGSQTLHATGYAMGVAKDGADSAVIAYFGDGASSQGDVAESFTFSAVYNAPVVFFCQNNQWAISEPTEKQTRVPLYQRAQGYGFPGVRVDGNDVLACLAVTRSALERARRGEGPTLVEAFTYRMGAHTTSDDPTKYRADEERAAWEAKDPILRLRTYLEKQKFADKAFFTALDEESETLGKRVREAVRAMPDPDPMAIFEHGYADGNSLVDEERAQFAAYQASFADSAEEGN; encoded by the coding sequence GTGACCGTGGAGAGCACTGCCGCGCGCAAACCGCGACGCAGCAGCAAGCGGACCAGCGCCGCCAAGACGCCGCAGAGTTCCGAGCCCCAGCTCGTACAACTGCTGACGCCCGAGGGCGAGCGCGTCGAGCACCCGGACTACTCGATCGACATGACCGCGGAAGAGCTGCGCGGTCTGTACCGGGACATGGTCCTGACCCGCCGCTTCGACGCGGAGGCCACGGCCCTCCAGCGTCAGGGCGAGCTGGGCCTGTGGGCCTCGCTGCTGGGCCAGGAAGCCGCGCAGATCGGCTCCGGCCGGGCGCTGCGCGACGACGACTATGTCTTCCCGACCTACCGCGAGCACGGCGTCGCCTGGTGCCGCGGGGTCGACCCGACCAATCTGCTCGGCATGTTCCGCGGCGTGAACCACGGCGGCTGGGACCCGAGCACCAACAACTTCCACCTGTACACGATCGTCATCGGCTCGCAGACCCTGCACGCCACCGGCTACGCCATGGGCGTCGCCAAGGACGGCGCGGACTCCGCCGTGATCGCGTACTTCGGTGACGGTGCCTCCAGCCAGGGCGACGTCGCGGAGTCGTTCACCTTCTCCGCGGTCTACAACGCCCCCGTGGTGTTCTTCTGCCAGAACAACCAGTGGGCCATCTCCGAGCCGACCGAGAAGCAGACCCGCGTGCCGCTCTACCAGCGCGCCCAGGGCTACGGCTTCCCCGGCGTCCGGGTCGACGGCAACGACGTACTCGCCTGCCTGGCGGTCACCAGGTCCGCGCTGGAGCGCGCCCGCCGCGGCGAGGGCCCCACCCTCGTCGAGGCGTTCACCTATCGGATGGGTGCCCACACCACCTCCGACGACCCCACGAAGTACCGGGCCGACGAGGAGCGGGCGGCCTGGGAGGCCAAGGACCCGATCCTGCGGCTGCGCACGTACCTGGAGAAGCAGAAGTTCGCCGACAAGGCGTTCTTCACCGCGCTGGACGAGGAGAGCGAGACCCTCGGCAAGCGGGTACGCGAAGCGGTACGGGCCATGCCCGACCCGGACCCGATGGCGATCTTCGAGCACGGCTATGCCGACGGCAACTCCCTCGTCGACGAGGAGCGCGCCCAGTTCGCCGCCTACCAGGCATCGTTCGCAGACTCTGCCGAGGAGGGCAACTAG